The following are encoded together in the Cyanobacterium aponinum PCC 10605 genome:
- a CDS encoding (2Fe-2S)-binding protein encodes MYVCICNGVTEKDIHKAVEGGICSLDQLSAKTSVTKHCGCCTEYACKVIEEAMAQRQVR; translated from the coding sequence ATGTACGTTTGTATTTGTAATGGTGTAACAGAAAAAGATATTCACAAAGCTGTTGAAGGAGGTATTTGTTCATTAGATCAGTTATCCGCAAAAACCTCTGTTACTAAGCATTGTGGCTGTTGTACAGAATACGCTTGTAAAGTGATTGAAGAAGCAATGGCTCAACGTCAAGTAAGATAA
- a CDS encoding YqiA/YcfP family alpha/beta fold hydrolase gives MSNYLHLYLHGFASSPNSTKALYFQQRYQEINTPLAIMDFNQPDFTNLSLSRQINQVTKVITEKQESWEGQKIHPQFILIGSSFGGLTASWVAHNNPDKIKALILLAPAFNFALHLKNLQTQEAFIQWQKDGFFSIYHYGYKQQMSLNYNFWTDLLSYDESLINHSIPTLIFHGINDETIPIQSSRDYLKKHNNATLIELNSDHSLNNCLDNIWQELQLFWKSL, from the coding sequence ATGAGTAATTATCTGCATTTATATTTACACGGTTTTGCATCTAGCCCCAATTCCACTAAAGCCCTTTATTTTCAGCAAAGGTATCAAGAAATCAATACTCCCCTCGCAATCATGGATTTTAATCAACCAGACTTTACTAATTTATCTCTTTCTCGGCAAATTAATCAGGTAACAAAAGTAATAACAGAGAAACAAGAATCTTGGGAAGGGCAAAAGATACATCCACAATTTATTTTAATTGGTTCCAGCTTTGGAGGTTTAACCGCCAGTTGGGTAGCCCACAACAACCCTGATAAAATTAAAGCCTTAATTCTTCTTGCACCAGCTTTTAACTTTGCCTTGCACTTAAAAAATTTACAAACACAAGAGGCTTTTATTCAATGGCAAAAAGACGGTTTCTTTTCTATCTACCATTATGGCTACAAGCAACAAATGTCTTTAAACTATAATTTTTGGACAGATTTACTATCCTATGACGAGTCGTTAATTAATCATTCTATCCCCACTCTGATTTTTCATGGTATCAACGATGAAACTATACCAATCCAATCTAGTCGAGATTATCTCAAAAAACATAATAACGCTACCTTAATCGAACTAAATAGCGATCACAGTTTGAATAATTGTCTGGATAACATTTGGCAAGAGTTACAATTATTTTGGAAAAGTCTTTAA
- a CDS encoding FIST signal transduction protein, whose amino-acid sequence MANKMQWINALSINPSLEKAIDEVVDKIKSKLDGNADLGIIFISSAFASDYPRLMPILLDKLPLPCVIGCGGGGIVGMKNDYQPQEIEGNPALSLTVASLPDVEITPFHIIPDDLPDLDSPPSAWCSMIGVEIQKEPNFILLSDPFSAKINELLEGLDFAYPGAVKIGGLASTSTMGVGSGLFYYDGSNSDQLFRTEGTVGIALTGNIQVESIVAQGCRPIGETYQVTKGQRNVILEMSDREGKIDSPLNLLRELINSLSGEDQELAQYALFMGIARDEFKLELGAGDFLIRNLVGVDPKYGAIAVGDKIRTGQRIKFHLRDAKASADDLETLLATYYNNKQSLDQTIGALMFSCLGRGEGLYGKPNFDSQLFLDYVTDIPIAGFFCNGEIGPVAGNTFLHGYTSVFGIFSSKDTVID is encoded by the coding sequence ATGGCAAACAAAATGCAATGGATTAATGCTTTATCGATAAATCCTTCTTTAGAAAAGGCGATTGATGAGGTAGTAGATAAGATTAAGAGTAAACTTGATGGTAATGCTGATTTAGGTATAATTTTTATTTCCTCGGCTTTTGCTAGTGACTATCCCCGTTTAATGCCGATACTGTTAGATAAATTACCTTTGCCCTGTGTTATTGGTTGTGGGGGAGGGGGAATTGTGGGCATGAAAAATGATTATCAACCTCAAGAAATAGAAGGGAATCCTGCTTTAAGTTTAACTGTTGCTAGTTTGCCTGATGTTGAAATTACTCCTTTTCATATTATTCCTGATGATTTACCAGATTTAGATAGTCCTCCTTCGGCTTGGTGTAGTATGATAGGAGTAGAAATACAAAAAGAGCCTAATTTTATTCTTTTATCTGACCCTTTTTCAGCAAAAATTAATGAATTATTGGAAGGATTGGATTTTGCTTATCCCGGAGCGGTAAAAATTGGTGGTTTAGCTAGTACCAGTACTATGGGGGTTGGAAGTGGTTTATTCTACTATGATGGCTCTAATTCTGATCAGTTATTCCGTACAGAAGGCACAGTAGGTATTGCATTGACGGGGAATATTCAAGTGGAATCTATTGTTGCTCAAGGTTGTCGTCCTATTGGTGAAACTTATCAGGTAACAAAGGGACAAAGGAATGTTATTTTAGAGATGAGTGATAGAGAAGGAAAAATAGATAGTCCGTTAAATTTACTGCGAGAATTAATTAATAGTTTAAGTGGAGAGGATCAAGAATTAGCTCAGTATGCTTTATTTATGGGCATTGCAAGGGATGAGTTTAAGTTGGAGTTGGGGGCTGGGGATTTTTTAATTCGTAATTTGGTTGGAGTTGATCCCAAATATGGTGCGATCGCAGTTGGAGATAAAATTAGAACAGGACAAAGAATCAAATTTCATTTGAGAGATGCCAAAGCCTCTGCTGATGATTTAGAAACTCTACTGGCTACTTACTATAATAATAAACAATCTTTAGATCAAACCATTGGTGCATTAATGTTTTCTTGCTTAGGTAGAGGAGAAGGATTATATGGCAAACCAAATTTTGATTCTCAATTATTTCTTGACTATGTAACAGATATTCCTATTGCGGGTTTCTTTTGTAACGGAGAAATAGGCCCTGTGGCAGGTAATACTTTTTTACATGGTTATACTTCTGTTTTCGGCATTTTTTCTTCTAAAGATACTGTGATTGATTAA